The following proteins are co-located in the Spirosoma montaniterrae genome:
- a CDS encoding DUF4926 domain-containing protein yields the protein MNEFDLVVLNENIPAKRLKAGDVGTILTVYSEGKAFEVEFVTLTGEAVAIETLLAHQIRAVRASEIMSVRDTAVLETANP from the coding sequence ATGAATGAATTTGATTTAGTTGTTCTGAATGAAAACATACCGGCCAAACGCCTGAAAGCAGGTGATGTCGGCACCATCTTAACCGTTTACAGTGAAGGCAAAGCATTTGAGGTTGAATTTGTCACGTTGACGGGCGAAGCCGTGGCGATTGAAACCTTATTGGCGCATCAAATTCGGGCGGTTCGGGCGTCAGAAATCATGAGTGTACGCGATACGGCTGTTCTGGAAACGGCAAATCCGTAA
- the ribH gene encoding 6,7-dimethyl-8-ribityllumazine synthase, with protein MSSAHKNLSVFATDDLPDVSHRRFAILVAEWNTEVTEALFNGAYETLLAYGAKAENIIRGNVPGSYELTLGAQWFAQRDDIDAVIALGCVIQGETKHNDYINHAVAQGLTNVSLKTGKPVIFGVLTPNDQQQALDRAGGKHGNKGDEAAMTAIKMLGLQKLVYSYQFN; from the coding sequence ATGTCATCAGCCCACAAAAACCTTAGCGTCTTCGCTACCGACGACCTGCCCGATGTGAGCCATCGGCGGTTTGCTATTCTGGTTGCCGAATGGAATACCGAAGTGACCGAAGCCCTGTTCAACGGGGCCTATGAAACCCTGCTGGCCTATGGCGCAAAGGCGGAAAACATTATTCGTGGCAATGTGCCGGGCAGCTATGAGTTGACGCTGGGGGCGCAATGGTTCGCTCAGCGCGATGACATTGATGCGGTAATTGCGCTCGGCTGCGTGATTCAGGGCGAAACCAAACACAACGATTACATCAACCACGCCGTAGCCCAGGGCCTGACCAACGTAAGCCTGAAAACCGGCAAGCCCGTGATTTTCGGCGTATTAACGCCTAACGACCAGCAACAGGCCCTCGACCGGGCGGGCGGCAAACATGGCAACAAAGGCGATGAAGCCGCTATGACAGCCATCAAAATGCTCGGATTACAGAAACTGGTTTATTCGTACCAATTTAACTAA
- a CDS encoding aspartate kinase: protein MHVWKFGGTSVGKPERMQSIRHLITADDTRKIVVLSALSGSTNALLAIGEALKNNNDAEANAQIDKLNAHYDAFVSELYKTDAGRAAGRQVVDAEFSFIRSLTRIKPFTLKQEKELVAEGELLSTQLFHAFLAEEGVSSTLLPALEFMRIDADNEPEIQFTEEKLAEILPAHADKQIIVTQGFICRNPRGEVDNLKRGGSDYTASLIGGAIRAEEIQIWTDIDGMHNNDPRIVKNTFPVRELTFDEAAELAYFGAKILHPSTITPARMFGVPVRLKNTMDPTAPGTLIADRTSDQVFKAVAAKDGITALYIHSTRMLNAYGFLRRIFEIFEKYKTPVDMITTSEVSVSVTIDNTERIQEITDELSTFCTLEEPDYDQTIICIVGNFSADNEGVAVRVFNAMKNIPIRMVSYGGTESNLSLLVHGKYKADALNALNEGLFSL from the coding sequence ATGCACGTCTGGAAATTTGGCGGTACATCGGTCGGGAAGCCCGAACGGATGCAGTCGATTCGCCACCTGATTACCGCCGACGATACCCGTAAAATCGTCGTGCTGTCGGCCCTGTCGGGGTCGACCAACGCCCTGTTAGCTATTGGCGAGGCTTTGAAAAATAATAATGATGCCGAAGCCAACGCGCAAATCGACAAACTCAACGCGCATTACGATGCGTTTGTGAGCGAACTCTACAAAACCGATGCGGGCCGGGCGGCTGGTCGGCAGGTGGTTGATGCCGAGTTTTCGTTCATCCGGTCGCTAACCCGCATCAAGCCGTTTACGCTCAAGCAGGAGAAAGAACTCGTGGCCGAGGGCGAACTGCTCAGCACGCAGCTATTTCATGCGTTTCTGGCCGAAGAAGGTGTTTCGTCAACGCTGTTGCCCGCGTTGGAGTTTATGCGTATCGACGCTGATAATGAGCCGGAAATTCAATTTACAGAAGAAAAACTGGCTGAAATATTGCCTGCTCATGCCGATAAGCAAATTATTGTGACGCAGGGTTTTATCTGCCGGAATCCGCGTGGCGAGGTCGATAACCTGAAGCGGGGCGGCTCCGATTATACAGCCTCGCTGATTGGCGGAGCTATCCGGGCCGAGGAAATTCAAATCTGGACCGACATCGACGGGATGCACAACAACGACCCGCGCATCGTGAAAAATACGTTTCCCGTTCGTGAACTGACATTCGATGAAGCGGCTGAATTAGCCTATTTTGGTGCGAAGATTCTGCATCCGTCTACCATTACGCCCGCCCGCATGTTTGGCGTACCGGTGCGTCTGAAAAACACGATGGACCCCACTGCGCCCGGTACGCTCATCGCCGACCGCACAAGCGATCAGGTATTCAAAGCCGTAGCGGCTAAAGATGGTATCACGGCTCTGTATATTCACTCGACCCGGATGCTGAACGCTTACGGTTTCCTGCGCCGGATTTTCGAGATTTTCGAGAAGTACAAAACACCGGTCGATATGATTACGACGTCGGAAGTGTCGGTATCGGTCACGATTGATAATACCGAACGCATTCAGGAAATTACCGACGAACTCAGCACATTCTGTACGCTCGAAGAACCCGACTACGACCAAACGATTATTTGCATTGTTGGTAATTTTAGTGCTGATAACGAGGGGGTTGCCGTGCGTGTGTTCAACGCGATGAAGAACATCCCCATTCGGATGGTATCGTATGGCGGCACCGAAAGTAACCTCTCGCTGCTTGTTCACGGCAAGTATAAAGCCGACGCGCTGAATGCCCTGAATGAAGGGCTATTTTCGCTGTAA
- a CDS encoding tetratricopeptide repeat protein has protein sequence MSKKNPGLEFLEDPDALEGKLEEVGDFFQQNQKLVLGVVGGILALIVGFFGYRYYISTQDETAQAELFPSVYQLEADSTSKAINGNGRTPGLRAVADNYGSTDAGNQAKLLTGVAFMKQGKYDEAIDYLKGFSASDLLLQPRAYALIGDAYMEKKSYDEAAEYYSKAADYKPNKYFTPGYLLKLAIAQEQAKQNDKAIETYNDIINTYAQSTEAVLAKKYKSVLEATVGES, from the coding sequence ATGAGCAAAAAGAATCCCGGATTAGAGTTTTTAGAAGACCCGGACGCATTAGAAGGCAAATTAGAGGAAGTTGGTGACTTCTTCCAGCAAAACCAAAAGCTGGTACTGGGAGTTGTTGGGGGTATTCTGGCCTTGATCGTCGGTTTCTTTGGTTACAGATATTACATCAGTACGCAGGACGAAACGGCGCAGGCTGAATTATTTCCGTCCGTCTATCAACTCGAAGCCGACTCAACCAGCAAAGCAATCAACGGCAACGGCAGAACGCCCGGTCTGCGGGCCGTGGCTGATAACTACGGCTCAACCGATGCCGGTAATCAGGCCAAGTTGCTGACAGGCGTTGCTTTCATGAAGCAGGGTAAGTACGATGAAGCGATAGACTATCTGAAAGGTTTCTCAGCATCGGATTTGCTGTTGCAACCCCGTGCCTACGCGCTCATCGGCGACGCCTACATGGAAAAGAAAAGCTACGATGAAGCGGCTGAGTATTACAGTAAAGCGGCTGATTATAAGCCGAATAAGTACTTTACGCCCGGTTATCTGCTGAAACTGGCGATTGCCCAGGAGCAGGCCAAACAGAACGACAAGGCTATCGAAACGTACAACGACATCATCAATACCTACGCGCAATCGACCGAGGCTGTTCTGGCTAAGAAGTACAAATCCGTGCTCGAAGCAACAGTTGGCGAGTCGTAA
- a CDS encoding TonB-dependent receptor — translation MKKQTTYFSLSTALLWLLVVPVWAQLSISGTVRDTDDPLPGAAITVEGTYIGTFADANGVFRLSNLKPGLITLRASLLGYEAQTQTIDPAQMKTVSITLQKTAIAVDEVVVSATRANQKSAIAYTDVTRRDLTKLNLGQDIPQLLNFTPSIVTTSDAGAGVGYTGIRIRGSDATRVNVTLNGIPYNDAESQGTFFVNMPDFASSVSSIQIQRGIGTSTNGAGAFGASVNIQTNSLEKKPYAEANLSGGSFGTRRATVMAGTGLLNNHFVVDARLSRIYSDGFIDRAFSDLRSFYVSGGYYTGKSFIRLNIFSGQEQTYQSWGGVPENLLKTNRTFNPYTYDNETDNYQQDQYQLITSHELSRKWRSNVSFFYTRGRGYFEQFRPDEPYSDYGLPNVMIGDSTIRQTDFIRRRWLDNHFYGTVFSFDYNSFGKLTANIGGGWNQYQGKHFGEIIWARIAGNTNIRDRYYDNDATKTDANLYAKAFYQFTPNLNAFADLQVRTVGYSFLGFDGQLRNVQQTANLTFFNPKAGLTYVLNDRNTLYTSVGVGHREPNRDNFTQSTPASRPKAERLIDYEAGWKWQTQRLAFTANAYYMNYRNQLVLSGQINDVGAYNRVNIPVSYRAGLELEAGAKLAQKLRWNVNATFSRNRIRNFTEFIDNFDTGEQESRTYRETDISFSPNVIAGSQLLFTPANKLELSLLSKYVGQQYLDNTSNASRRLDPYFTNDIRVIYTIKPSFAQEISFTLLLNNVLNELYESNGYTYAYISEGRLIADNYFYPQAGRNFLAGIRMRF, via the coding sequence ATGAAAAAACAGACGACCTACTTTTCTCTATCGACGGCCCTGCTGTGGCTGTTGGTCGTGCCTGTTTGGGCACAACTCTCCATTTCCGGCACCGTGCGCGACACCGACGATCCGCTGCCCGGTGCAGCCATCACTGTTGAAGGTACGTACATTGGCACGTTTGCCGATGCGAACGGCGTATTCCGGCTGTCGAATCTTAAACCCGGCCTTATAACGCTGCGGGCTTCGCTGCTGGGCTACGAAGCACAAACGCAGACCATCGACCCGGCTCAGATGAAAACCGTATCGATCACACTACAGAAAACGGCCATTGCCGTCGATGAAGTGGTGGTGAGCGCAACGCGGGCCAATCAGAAATCGGCTATTGCCTATACCGACGTGACGCGTCGGGATTTAACCAAACTCAATCTGGGTCAGGACATTCCGCAACTGCTCAATTTCACGCCCTCTATTGTGACCACCTCCGACGCGGGTGCAGGCGTTGGCTACACTGGCATTCGGATACGCGGCTCCGACGCCACGCGGGTAAACGTGACGCTCAACGGTATTCCTTACAACGATGCCGAATCGCAGGGGACGTTCTTTGTGAACATGCCCGATTTTGCGTCGTCGGTAAGCAGCATTCAGATTCAGCGCGGCATAGGCACGTCGACCAACGGCGCGGGTGCGTTTGGGGCGTCGGTGAATATTCAAACCAATTCGCTGGAGAAAAAACCCTATGCTGAGGCCAACCTGTCGGGCGGGTCGTTTGGTACGCGTCGGGCTACGGTTATGGCCGGAACTGGGCTGCTGAATAACCATTTTGTGGTGGATGCACGGCTATCGCGGATTTATTCTGACGGGTTCATCGACCGGGCATTCTCCGATTTGCGGTCGTTCTATGTATCCGGTGGCTATTATACGGGCAAAAGTTTTATCCGGCTCAACATTTTTTCGGGCCAGGAACAAACCTACCAATCGTGGGGCGGGGTGCCGGAGAATCTGCTGAAAACCAACCGGACATTCAACCCCTACACGTATGACAACGAAACAGACAACTACCAGCAGGATCAGTATCAGTTGATTACGTCGCATGAACTGAGCCGAAAATGGCGGTCGAACGTGTCGTTTTTCTACACGCGGGGCCGGGGTTATTTCGAGCAGTTCCGTCCCGACGAACCTTACAGCGACTATGGCCTGCCGAATGTGATGATTGGCGATTCTACGATTAGGCAGACCGATTTTATCCGCCGACGGTGGTTAGACAATCATTTTTACGGCACCGTGTTTTCGTTCGATTACAACAGTTTCGGCAAGCTAACGGCCAACATTGGTGGTGGCTGGAATCAATATCAGGGCAAACATTTCGGCGAAATCATTTGGGCACGCATCGCCGGGAATACCAATATCCGCGACCGTTATTACGACAACGACGCTACCAAAACCGACGCCAATCTGTATGCCAAAGCGTTTTACCAGTTTACGCCCAACCTGAACGCCTTTGCCGATTTACAGGTACGGACGGTGGGCTATTCGTTTCTGGGCTTCGACGGGCAACTTCGGAATGTGCAGCAAACCGCCAACCTGACGTTCTTCAACCCGAAAGCGGGCCTGACCTACGTGCTGAACGACCGCAACACGCTGTATACATCGGTGGGCGTGGGCCATCGCGAACCCAACCGCGACAATTTCACCCAATCGACACCCGCAAGCCGCCCCAAAGCCGAGCGATTAATCGACTACGAAGCGGGCTGGAAATGGCAAACGCAGCGACTGGCGTTTACGGCCAATGCGTATTACATGAATTACCGGAATCAGTTGGTGTTATCGGGGCAGATCAACGACGTTGGAGCCTATAACCGCGTCAATATTCCGGTCAGTTACCGGGCCGGGCTGGAGTTGGAAGCGGGGGCGAAACTGGCGCAAAAACTCCGCTGGAACGTAAATGCTACATTCAGCCGCAACCGAATTCGCAACTTTACTGAATTCATAGACAATTTCGACACGGGCGAACAGGAAAGCCGCACCTACCGCGAAACCGATATTTCGTTCTCGCCAAACGTAATTGCCGGGTCTCAGTTGCTATTTACCCCAGCCAACAAGCTGGAATTGAGCTTATTATCAAAGTATGTGGGGCAGCAATATTTAGACAATACCTCGAACGCCAGCAGAAGACTCGACCCCTATTTCACGAACGACATTCGGGTTATTTACACAATAAAGCCATCGTTTGCTCAGGAAATTTCGTTTACGCTCCTGCTCAATAACGTGCTGAACGAGTTGTACGAGTCGAACGGCTACACCTACGCTTATATCTCGGAGGGTCGACTCATCGCCGACAATTATTTCTACCCACAAGCCGGACGAAACTTTCTGGCCGGCATTCGGATGCGGTTTTAA
- a CDS encoding cystathionine gamma-synthase — MNFGTKAIHAGIEPDPTTGAIMTPIYQTSTYVQESPGKHKGYEYARTQNPTRTVLQNNLAALENGRHGICYSSGLGATDAILKLFRPGDEIIASNDLYGGTYRIMVRVFQEFGLKFSFVNLADPSLLEAAITPATKMVWIETPTNPLLRLVDITAIAAITKSRGIQLVVDNTFASPYLQNPLDLGADIVVHSVTKYLGGHSDTVMGAIVLNDDETAQRLAFIQNACGAVPGPQDCFLVLRGIKTLHVRMQRHCENAQKVAEFLQQHPKVSHVYYPGLPTHPGHELAKQQMRGFGGMLSFELAGDRMDEAVRVMESFSVFSLGESLGGVESLCTHPASMTHASIPKEEREKNGLKDTLIRLSVGIEDVDDLIQDLTQAIQ; from the coding sequence ATGAACTTCGGAACCAAAGCCATCCATGCCGGTATTGAGCCGGACCCTACAACGGGCGCAATTATGACGCCCATATACCAGACGTCGACGTATGTGCAGGAGTCGCCGGGTAAGCACAAGGGCTACGAATACGCCCGCACGCAGAACCCTACCCGAACGGTGTTGCAAAATAACCTCGCAGCTCTCGAAAACGGCAGGCATGGCATTTGCTATTCGTCGGGGCTTGGCGCAACCGACGCTATACTGAAACTGTTCCGGCCCGGCGATGAGATTATTGCCAGCAACGACCTCTATGGCGGCACGTATCGGATTATGGTACGCGTATTTCAGGAATTCGGGCTGAAATTTTCGTTCGTGAACCTGGCCGACCCGTCGCTGCTGGAAGCGGCTATAACGCCCGCCACCAAGATGGTCTGGATCGAAACGCCTACCAATCCGCTGCTGCGGCTGGTTGATATTACGGCTATTGCGGCTATTACTAAATCGCGCGGCATCCAACTCGTAGTCGATAATACGTTCGCGTCGCCCTACCTGCAAAACCCGCTCGATCTGGGAGCCGACATTGTGGTGCATTCTGTCACGAAATATCTGGGCGGTCACTCCGATACGGTAATGGGGGCAATTGTATTGAACGACGACGAAACGGCGCAGCGACTGGCCTTTATTCAGAATGCCTGTGGAGCCGTGCCAGGGCCGCAGGATTGTTTTTTGGTGCTTCGTGGTATCAAAACCCTGCACGTCAGGATGCAGCGGCACTGCGAAAACGCCCAGAAAGTAGCCGAGTTTCTGCAACAGCACCCGAAGGTGAGCCACGTGTACTATCCCGGTTTGCCCACCCACCCCGGCCACGAATTAGCCAAACAACAAATGCGCGGCTTTGGCGGAATGCTTTCGTTTGAGCTGGCAGGCGACCGCATGGACGAAGCCGTGCGCGTGATGGAAAGTTTCAGCGTATTCTCGCTGGGCGAGTCGCTGGGTGGGGTTGAGTCGTTGTGTACGCACCCGGCCAGCATGACCCACGCCAGCATTCCGAAAGAAGAACGCGAGAAAAATGGCCTGAAAGATACCCTTATCCGACTGAGCGTTGGCATCGAAGACGTAGACGATCTGATTCAGGATTTAACGCAGGCAATACAGTAG
- a CDS encoding nucleotidyltransferase domain-containing protein has protein sequence MTDAEFLQAVKRSVLEIDPQAEVWLFGSRARGDARPDSDWDFLVLTERPVNRQFKYFVWDHLYGLELTSGQLISTLIHQKEEWEDLEVTDLYQNVKDEGRRL, from the coding sequence ATGACCGACGCCGAATTCTTACAGGCCGTAAAACGCTCCGTGCTGGAAATCGATCCGCAGGCCGAGGTGTGGCTATTTGGTTCGCGGGCAAGGGGCGACGCACGACCCGACTCGGACTGGGATTTTTTGGTGCTGACTGAGAGGCCCGTTAATCGACAGTTTAAGTATTTTGTCTGGGATCATTTATACGGTCTGGAACTGACATCCGGGCAGTTGATTAGCACTCTTATTCACCAAAAAGAGGAGTGGGAGGATTTAGAGGTCACAGACCTCTACCAGAACGTTAAAGATGAGGGCAGGCGGCTATGA
- a CDS encoding TVP38/TMEM64 family protein: protein MEQSIRQKLTGPAVAGVLMSVTPIVFTSVLSYYAVVHEAAIAGFSGGQWAVVTLVCAITSAALTPPTMLALLFGYFLGWGAVLPIFVINFGGILFINQLVHWLDHDRFIRFLRRNPKAQSVLDRILNKELEVIFFAKLSPILPFGLTNLLFALSGAKLKNILLGGFLGMTPRTLLAVWSGHEAREIRTLLEDPNQSIWGEIIIAGLILVSIAGLWRVIQRALR, encoded by the coding sequence GTGGAACAATCTATTCGCCAAAAACTTACCGGTCCAGCCGTTGCGGGTGTGCTGATGTCTGTCACGCCCATTGTCTTCACGTCGGTGCTGTCGTACTATGCCGTTGTCCATGAAGCGGCCATCGCTGGTTTTTCAGGCGGGCAATGGGCCGTTGTTACGCTGGTCTGTGCCATAACGTCTGCCGCACTGACGCCCCCCACCATGCTGGCTCTTCTGTTTGGCTACTTTCTGGGCTGGGGAGCGGTTTTACCCATTTTTGTTATCAACTTCGGGGGCATTCTCTTTATCAATCAACTCGTTCACTGGCTCGACCACGACCGATTCATACGGTTTCTGCGACGCAATCCGAAAGCACAGTCGGTACTCGACCGTATCTTAAACAAAGAACTCGAAGTCATTTTTTTCGCCAAACTCTCCCCTATTCTACCCTTCGGTCTCACCAATTTATTATTTGCGCTGTCGGGGGCGAAACTGAAAAACATTCTGCTTGGCGGTTTTCTGGGCATGACACCGCGCACGTTGCTGGCGGTTTGGTCGGGCCACGAAGCCCGCGAAATCAGAACCCTGCTCGAAGACCCGAACCAAAGCATCTGGGGCGAAATCATCATTGCCGGGCTGATTCTGGTGTCTATTGCCGGTCTGTGGCGCGTAATTCAGCGGGCGTTGCGCTGA
- a CDS encoding PQQ-dependent sugar dehydrogenase, whose product MRSIYLFVLLGCALLSQAQVPAGFVQRQIARNLNPTTLTFSPDGRLFVVEKDGDVREIIDDVLAPDPFLTVGNVDVSNERGLSGLCFHPDFPRTPYLYAYYTVKGRNANRLSRFTVSGSTANPQSETVLMEFDQLVGSIHNAGAMRFGNDRKLYVTIGDGGSPGSAQSMTSLLGKILRLNDDGSIPADNPFYNQVSGQLRAIYALGFRNPFSMDIDRASGRIFVGDVGGSNFEEVNEVLAGRNYGWPIIEGRRNGQTAPANYQDPMYSYDHNTGCAVTGVAFYNPATVRFPAAYQGKFFFADYCRGTIQMLDPQTGRLISDFVTGIDRPVAIVVSPDGYLYYAARAGLGGGSSQDNTSTWNGAVHKVSYFDSGKPYITNQSTNVLVPVGEATTFTVEAVGQKPMTYRWFRNDRLISETNQNTFTISSPALGDNGAVFRCVVVNALGTDESTPMTLRVVQGQRPVARIRQPATNATYRAGGVINFAGDALDASQKPLSGAKLTWWINFHHDDHTHPALSPTTGSVSTGSYTIPRSGETSTNVWYRVHLRATDVSGLFSETHVDVKPELALVTVASNPSLADLYLDGEPHQAGFTFESVVGTIRTLETRPYRATADGFAKFLGWNSQLKTSRVDYEIPAQNATLTMTYEMLPSSGGNGLWAEYYASTDEFKELPTLVRIDPTVNFDWGDKGPRGVGDDKFVARWTGKVLAPFTDTYTFYVQSDDGVRLWVDDKLLIDKWIFQPETEWSARIDLVAGRQYNIRMEYLENQGAAVSRLLWSTLTQFDKAIVSKGQLFAVQVITATEPVAEASLTVFPVPAREQATVRYEATAASPAQLDVIDLLGRAVFSRSVRVLPGTNEYVIPVSEWPTGLYTVALKTENGKVVNRRLLVR is encoded by the coding sequence ATGCGCTCTATTTATCTATTCGTTTTGCTTGGTTGCGCTCTATTGTCACAGGCGCAGGTGCCAGCCGGTTTTGTACAACGTCAGATTGCCCGGAACCTGAATCCAACGACACTGACCTTCTCGCCCGATGGCCGGTTGTTCGTGGTTGAAAAAGACGGTGACGTGCGCGAAATCATCGACGACGTGCTGGCTCCTGACCCGTTTCTAACCGTTGGCAATGTTGACGTCAGCAACGAACGCGGGCTGTCGGGCTTGTGTTTCCACCCCGATTTTCCCCGGACGCCCTACCTCTACGCATACTATACCGTGAAAGGCCGCAATGCCAACCGGCTTAGCCGATTCACGGTATCGGGCAGCACGGCAAATCCGCAAAGCGAAACGGTGCTGATGGAATTTGATCAACTGGTTGGCTCCATCCACAACGCCGGAGCCATGCGGTTCGGCAATGACCGTAAACTGTACGTAACTATTGGCGATGGCGGTAGCCCCGGATCGGCGCAAAGTATGACGTCGCTGCTGGGCAAAATCCTGCGGCTCAACGACGATGGAAGTATTCCTGCCGACAACCCGTTTTATAACCAGGTTAGCGGGCAATTGAGGGCCATTTACGCGCTCGGTTTTCGCAATCCGTTTTCAATGGACATTGACCGGGCATCGGGCCGTATTTTCGTCGGCGACGTTGGTGGATCTAATTTTGAAGAGGTTAATGAGGTGTTGGCTGGGCGGAATTACGGCTGGCCGATTATCGAAGGACGCCGGAATGGGCAAACCGCACCCGCCAATTATCAGGATCCAATGTATAGTTACGACCACAATACGGGTTGCGCCGTAACGGGCGTTGCGTTTTATAACCCAGCTACGGTTCGTTTTCCAGCCGCGTACCAGGGTAAGTTTTTCTTTGCCGACTATTGCCGGGGTACTATTCAGATGCTCGACCCACAAACCGGTCGGCTCATCAGCGATTTCGTAACGGGAATCGACCGGCCCGTAGCAATTGTTGTCAGCCCCGACGGATACCTGTACTATGCGGCCCGCGCCGGGCTGGGTGGTGGCTCATCGCAGGATAACACGTCGACCTGGAACGGCGCAGTGCATAAGGTGTCCTACTTTGATTCGGGAAAACCGTACATCACCAACCAATCGACTAACGTGCTGGTGCCGGTTGGTGAAGCCACTACGTTCACGGTTGAAGCGGTAGGCCAGAAACCCATGACCTACCGCTGGTTTCGGAACGACCGGCTCATTAGCGAAACAAATCAGAATACGTTCACGATCAGCAGCCCGGCACTTGGTGACAACGGCGCGGTCTTTCGCTGCGTGGTGGTAAACGCGCTCGGAACCGACGAATCGACACCCATGACGTTGCGCGTGGTGCAGGGGCAGCGGCCCGTAGCCCGGATCAGGCAACCCGCTACCAACGCGACGTATCGGGCCGGTGGTGTTATCAACTTTGCGGGCGATGCGCTCGATGCCAGCCAAAAGCCGCTATCCGGGGCCAAACTGACGTGGTGGATCAACTTTCACCACGATGACCATACGCACCCGGCTCTTAGCCCAACCACCGGCTCCGTCTCCACAGGAAGTTATACCATACCCCGTTCGGGCGAAACATCGACCAACGTCTGGTATCGGGTGCATTTGCGGGCTACCGATGTGTCGGGCCTGTTTTCAGAAACGCATGTTGACGTAAAGCCCGAACTGGCCTTAGTGACGGTCGCCAGTAATCCGTCGCTGGCTGATTTGTATCTGGATGGCGAACCCCATCAGGCAGGTTTCACGTTTGAGTCGGTCGTTGGCACAATCCGCACGCTCGAAACCCGGCCCTACCGGGCTACGGCAGATGGTTTTGCGAAGTTTCTGGGCTGGAACAGTCAACTGAAAACGAGCCGCGTCGATTACGAAATACCGGCCCAGAACGCCACGCTGACAATGACCTACGAAATGCTGCCCTCGTCGGGCGGGAATGGCTTGTGGGCCGAATACTATGCAAGTACAGACGAGTTTAAGGAATTACCCACGCTGGTGCGAATTGACCCAACTGTTAACTTTGACTGGGGAGACAAGGGGCCAAGAGGTGTGGGCGATGATAAATTTGTGGCACGCTGGACCGGGAAAGTGCTTGCACCGTTCACCGATACGTATACATTCTACGTACAATCCGACGATGGTGTCAGGCTGTGGGTCGATGACAAACTATTGATCGATAAATGGATTTTTCAGCCCGAAACGGAGTGGTCGGCGCGAATCGATTTAGTAGCGGGGCGGCAGTACAACATCCGAATGGAGTACTTAGAAAATCAGGGCGCGGCTGTTTCCCGGTTGTTATGGAGTACATTGACACAGTTCGACAAAGCTATTGTAAGCAAAGGACAATTGTTTGCCGTACAGGTCATCACCGCTACCGAGCCAGTTGCTGAGGCCAGTCTGACGGTGTTCCCCGTACCTGCCCGCGAACAGGCAACCGTGCGCTACGAAGCTACCGCTGCCAGCCCAGCCCAACTTGATGTAATCGATCTGCTGGGGCGGGCGGTTTTCTCGCGTTCGGTACGCGTATTGCCCGGAACAAATGAATACGTAATACCCGTTTCCGAGTGGCCGACTGGTTTATACACTGTTGCGCTGAAAACCGAAAACGGTAAGGTTGTCAACAGGCGGTTGTTGGTGCGGTAG
- a CDS encoding alpha/beta fold hydrolase encodes MQYLYRMNTVGSTQFFSFEQSQIAYRVFGNGPTALLAFHGFGQNGAVFEPLAATRFTVYAIDLYYHGSTFVGNDLLTKSDWQRFIDAFLQAHRIDRFSLIGFSLGGRFALTLVEAFAGQLDQLLLIAPDGITRSFWYELATSTAAGRALFRYVLRHLPLLSYFGHRLVRLGLLNRTVMRFAEISLATPEQRTLVYQTWTQFRHIRPDLEIVSTQLIANPVRVRFFTGEFDRIVPGNYILPLTKRLRHYEVTVLKTGHNRLIELVAEKV; translated from the coding sequence CTTCGAGCAGAGCCAAATTGCTTACCGTGTGTTTGGTAACGGCCCAACGGCATTGCTGGCGTTTCACGGTTTCGGGCAGAACGGAGCCGTGTTTGAGCCATTAGCCGCTACTCGGTTTACAGTTTATGCCATCGATTTGTATTATCACGGCAGCACGTTCGTCGGTAATGACCTACTAACTAAATCAGACTGGCAACGGTTTATTGATGCTTTTCTACAGGCGCACCGCATTGATCGATTTTCGCTCATCGGTTTCAGCCTCGGTGGTCGGTTTGCCCTGACGCTGGTCGAAGCCTTTGCCGGGCAGCTCGATCAACTGCTGCTCATTGCGCCCGATGGCATCACGCGGAGTTTCTGGTACGAACTTGCCACCAGCACAGCCGCCGGGCGGGCATTGTTTCGGTACGTGTTGCGGCATCTGCCTTTGCTGAGCTACTTCGGCCACAGGCTGGTGCGGCTGGGTTTGCTCAACCGAACGGTCATGCGCTTCGCCGAAATCTCGCTCGCCACGCCCGAACAGCGAACGCTCGTGTACCAGACCTGGACGCAGTTTCGGCACATCCGGCCTGATTTGGAAATTGTTTCTACTCAATTGATTGCCAATCCGGTACGTGTCCGGTTTTTCACGGGCGAATTTGATCGTATCGTGCCGGGAAATTATATTTTGCCGCTCACCAAACGGCTTCGGCACTATGAAGTAACCGTTTTGAAAACGGGTCATAACCGGCTGATTGAGTTGGTGGCAGAAAAAGTCTGA